A segment of the Calonectris borealis chromosome 2, bCalBor7.hap1.2, whole genome shotgun sequence genome:
GATACTTCAGGTAGGGCAAGGAAGCTTCAGTGAAATCTCTCTTCTGGCCATCAGGCTGGTGATAGTCAAAACCTTGTATGTCTGCTGTTGATGTAGTTGTTAATGTCAGTAGAGACACCAGAGGGAGAAGTGGGTGGCTGGATGCAGGGAAGCATCTCGGCTGAGTAGCTTTTTTTGTCTGCATTAATATTAGAGGTCTGTCTTGCCAACTTGACGTTGCTTCTAAGAAGCAATGGTTGTGGCATTCCTAGTTAAATCAACTATCAGGGTAAGAAATTCCATGCTATAAACAGCCTTAGAAACTCACCTTTTTCTTTGTCGGAGCATTTTCTGTAGATACTGCAGAGTGTGTAGCTGTGGCTCCTTAAACTTGTCAGTGCGGCATTTAAGGGAGTTGCTTATATATAAACCGGTTGTTGATACTGAAATAAGCTTCACATCTTTCCCCTTTGCAGGACAAGGGAGCAGATACCAACATGACAGCAGCAGGAATCTCATCACCAAGGTGCAGGAATTGACCTCTTCGAAAGAGTTATGGTTCAGGGCAGCTGTAATTGCTGTTCCTATAGCTGGTGGGCTAATCTTGGTGCTCCTTATCATGCTGGCCTTGCGGATGCTCAGGAGTGAAAATAAGAGACTGCAAGATCAACGACAGCAAATGCTCTCCCGTTTGCACTATAGTTTTCATGGACATCATTCGAAAAAAGGGCAGGTGGCAAAATTGGACTTGGAATGCATGGTGCCTGTGACTGGTCACGAGAACTGCTGCATGACCTGTGATAAAATGAGACATTCAGACCTCAACAATGATAAAATTCTTTCGCTAGTCCACTGGGGAATGTACAGCGGACATGGGAAGCTGGAATTTGTATgaccaattattttttaatctgagctAAACTTACTCTCTGAACTCTTGAAGGCCTTTGGGTTCTGCTGGACAGGAGCActttatcttaaaacaaaaactcTCATAAATCATCTTTGAGAAACAAAGGACCTCTGCAAACAGAATCTTGGATATTTCTTCTGAAGGATTCCAAAAGTTGTCTTATTTGCACAGAGTAAAATACACTCAAATGTATTGTTTGCTTTAAAGTTATGAAAGCAAAAATTAGAAGTTGTAAACACTGTCACCAGGGTTAGCTGAACTGTAGGGAGCTGAGAACTGAGTTATTATAATAAACTGTATGCAAGCTCCTATGTTTCCTGACttattgtaaagatttttttaaatatatatattttgtctgAAACTTGCTTGTgactttttgttttggaaaacgattttttttttggggggggtggtggcaAACAAATCGGGGTGGTATGCGTGATAATGCTGTGCATAACAATTAGATTCTGAAAACAAGGGTCTGTTTTCCTAGTCTGTGAGGGCGATTAGGTGGTATTCCAGAACAACAGTGGCAGCTTTATTGTTTAATACTTCACGTAGCAGTGAACCCACATCCTCAATTCTTGGCTGTT
Coding sequences within it:
- the BAMBI gene encoding BMP and activin membrane-bound inhibitor homolog; amino-acid sequence: MDRHSSYIFIWLQLELCAMAVLLTRGEIRCYCDAAHCVATGYMCKSELSACFSRLLDPQNTHSPLTHGCLDSIASTADICQAKQAQNHSGTTTMSTLECCHEDMCNYRGLHDVLSPSRGDTSGQGSRYQHDSSRNLITKVQELTSSKELWFRAAVIAVPIAGGLILVLLIMLALRMLRSENKRLQDQRQQMLSRLHYSFHGHHSKKGQVAKLDLECMVPVTGHENCCMTCDKMRHSDLNNDKILSLVHWGMYSGHGKLEFV